The nucleotide sequence GGCCGCAGACCTTGAGCTTTTCGGCGCAGAGGTCAACGGACTCGTCGGAACAGCACCCCGCCGTTCCACTCGTTGAATAGGTACTCATGAATACAGTCTACCGGAGAAGGGAAAATAAATCAATATATAGTCTTTTGCATAGGCAATCAGGTTGCGGCGGTTTTCTCGGCCTTCCTGGTTTGCTCCGATTTCTTTGGTGCCTCCGCAGGCGCAGCCTTCCCTGCCTTCCCTTCGCTGGCACTTCCGCTTCCTTTTGCTTTGCTATCGTTCACATAAAAGCCGCTTCCCTTGAAGATGACTCCGGCTCCCCCCGTTATGATTCGTCGTAACTCGGGCTTCTCGCAGGAGGGGCAATCAACCAGCGCATCGGCTGCCATGGACTGAAAGGTCTCGAAGGTGTGGCCACAACTTCGGCACTGATAATCATAGCTAGGCATTTGTTCACCTCCCAAGTGATGGAACAATAAGTGGATACGGAAATATACCGAACTGGAGCACATCGGGCAAGAGCCGAAGAGCGAAGGCGGGGATCAGATCAGCCCGGAACCTACCCGATGTTTTCCCGCACCGGCACCCCCTGCTCTGCCAGAAACGCCTTGATACCGGGCACGGTATAATCGCCGTAATGGACCATGCTCGCCACAAGAGCTGCATCGGCCGAGCCCTCCTGAAAAACCTCCAGAAGGTGCTCCGGCTTTCCCGCTCCTCCCGAGGCGACAACAGGAACGGAGACAGCCCGGGAAATCATTCCGGTCAGACGGCACTCGTAACCCTCACGGGTCCCATCGGCATCGATGCTGTTCAGGACAATCTCACCCGCTCCCAGGGAAACAGCCTGACGAGCCCAGTCCAGAGCGTCCAGATCCGTGGGTGTCCGCCCGCCGTTGATCACAACGCGATACCCGCTGGGCATCGCCTCGTCGGCAAGCGCGTCCATACCAAGAACGATACATTGCCGTCCGAATCGCGCCGCACCTTCACGGAGAATCGCAGGATTTTTGACAGCCTGGCTGTTGAGGCTCACCTTTTCCGCCCCGGCCAGCAGGACCGCTCGCATGTCCTCCAGGCTGGCAAGCCCCCCTCCGACAGAAAAGGGGATAA is from Alkalispirochaeta americana and encodes:
- the hisF gene encoding imidazole glycerol phosphate synthase subunit HisF, which encodes MLQKRIVVCLDVRDGRVTKGVRFKNNVEIGDPVALARQYYETGADELVFYDITASAEGRGIMIEVVRQVAAQIFIPFSVGGGLASLEDMRAVLLAGAEKVSLNSQAVKNPAILREGAARFGRQCIVLGMDALADEAMPSGYRVVINGGRTPTDLDALDWARQAVSLGAGEIVLNSIDADGTREGYECRLTGMISRAVSVPVVASGGAGKPEHLLEVFQEGSADAALVASMVHYGDYTVPGIKAFLAEQGVPVRENIG
- a CDS encoding FmdB family zinc ribbon protein → MPSYDYQCRSCGHTFETFQSMAADALVDCPSCEKPELRRIITGGAGVIFKGSGFYVNDSKAKGSGSASEGKAGKAAPAEAPKKSEQTRKAEKTAAT